One window of Podarcis raffonei isolate rPodRaf1 chromosome 15, rPodRaf1.pri, whole genome shotgun sequence genomic DNA carries:
- the CRK gene encoding adapter molecule crk isoform X2 produces the protein MAGQFDAEDQASWYWGRLNRVEAVGLLQGQRHGTFLVRDSSSIPGDFVLSVSESSRVSHYIVNSQGSNNPPRFRIGDQEFDSLPALLEFYKIHYLDTTTLIEPVSKSKHNSDVHLRQEEAEYVRALFDFNGNDEEDLPFKKGDILRIREKPEEQWWNAEDSEGKRGMIPVPYVEKYRPASASVSAPIGGNQDSALPQPLGGPEPGPYAQPSINTPLPNLQNGPIFARVIQKRVPNAYDKTALALEVHNGQKEIGSSNFSFK, from the exons ATGGCCGGGCAGTTCGACGCGGAGGACCAGGCGAGCTGGTACTGGGGCCGCCTGAACCGGGTGGAGGCGGTGGGGCTCCTGCAGGGGCAGCGCCACGGCACCTTCCTGGTGCGGGACTCCAGCAGCATCCCCGGAGACTTCGTCCTCTCCGTCTCCGAGAGCTCCCGCGTCTCCCACTACATCGTCAACAGCCAAG GGTCAAATAATCCTCCTAGGTTTCGAATAGGGGACCAAGAGTTTGACTCCCTGCCAGCTTTACTGGAGTTCTACAAAATACACTACTTGGACACTACAACCTTGATAGAACCTGTTTCAAAATCCAAACATAACAGTGATGTGCACCTGAGGCAGGAAGAGGCTGAGTATGTGCGTGCTCTCTTTGACTTTAATGGCAATGATGAGGAAGATCTTCCATTTAAAAAAGGAGACATACTGAGAATCCGGGAAAAGCCTGAAGAGCAGTGGTGGAATGCAGAAGACAGCGAAGGCAAGCGAGGGATGATCCCTGTTCCATACGTCGAGAAGTATAGACCTGCCTCTGCTTCAGTATCTGCTCCGATTGGAGGTAACCAGGATAGTGCGCTCCCACAGCCGCTGGGTGGGCCGGAGCCAGGTCCCTATGCCCAGCCCAGCATCAACACTCCGCTCCCCAACCTCCAGAATGGCCCCATTTTTGCCCGGGTTATCCAGAAGCGGGTCCCTAATGCCTACGACAAGACAGCCTTGGCTTTGGAGGTACATAATGGGCAAAAAGAGATTGGTTCAAGCAATTTCTCTTTCAAATAG
- the CRK gene encoding adapter molecule crk isoform X3, whose protein sequence is MAGQFDAEDQASWYWGRLNRVEAVGLLQGQRHGTFLVRDSSSIPGDFVLSVSESSRVSHYIVNSQGSNNPPRFRIGDQEFDSLPALLEFYKIHYLDTTTLIEPVSKSKHNSDVHLRQEEAEYVRALFDFNGNDEEDLPFKKGDILRIREKPEEQWWNAEDSEGKRGMIPVPYVEKYRPASASVSAPIGGR, encoded by the exons ATGGCCGGGCAGTTCGACGCGGAGGACCAGGCGAGCTGGTACTGGGGCCGCCTGAACCGGGTGGAGGCGGTGGGGCTCCTGCAGGGGCAGCGCCACGGCACCTTCCTGGTGCGGGACTCCAGCAGCATCCCCGGAGACTTCGTCCTCTCCGTCTCCGAGAGCTCCCGCGTCTCCCACTACATCGTCAACAGCCAAG GGTCAAATAATCCTCCTAGGTTTCGAATAGGGGACCAAGAGTTTGACTCCCTGCCAGCTTTACTGGAGTTCTACAAAATACACTACTTGGACACTACAACCTTGATAGAACCTGTTTCAAAATCCAAACATAACAGTGATGTGCACCTGAGGCAGGAAGAGGCTGAGTATGTGCGTGCTCTCTTTGACTTTAATGGCAATGATGAGGAAGATCTTCCATTTAAAAAAGGAGACATACTGAGAATCCGGGAAAAGCCTGAAGAGCAGTGGTGGAATGCAGAAGACAGCGAAGGCAAGCGAGGGATGATCCCTGTTCCATACGTCGAGAAGTATAGACCTGCCTCTGCTTCAGTATCTGCTCCGATTGGAG
- the RPL23A gene encoding 60S ribosomal protein L23a: MAPKVKKEAVPAKTEAKSKALKAKKAVLKGVHSHKKKKIRTSPTFRRPKTLRLRRQPKYPRKSAPRRNKLDHYAIIKFPLTTESAMKKIEDNNTLVFIVDVKANKHQIKQAVKKLYDIDVAKVNTLIRPDGEKKAYVRLAPDYDALDVANKIGII; encoded by the exons ATGGCGCCGAAAGTGAAGAAGGAGG CTGTCCCGGCCAAGACTGAGGCAAAATCCAAAGCCCTGAAAGCTAAAAAGGCAGTCCTGAAAGGTGTCCACagtcacaagaagaagaagatccgGACGTCCCCTACCTTCAGAAGGCCGAAAACACTGCGGTTACGGAGGCAGCCCAAGTATCCCAGGAAGAGTGCGCCAAGGAGGAACAA GTTGGACCACTATGCCATCATCAAGTTCCCCCTGACCACTGAATCGGCCATGAAGAAGATTGAAGACAACAACACGCTGGTGTTCATCGTGGACGTGAAAGCAAACAAGCACCAAATCAAGCAGGCTGTCAAAAAGCTCTACGACATTGACGTGGCAAAGGTCAACACGCTTATCAG GCCTGACGGTGAGAAGAAAGCCTATGTCCGCCTTGCTCCAGACTATGACGCGCTAGATGTTGCCAACAAG ATTGGTATCATCTAA
- the TLCD1 gene encoding TLC domain-containing protein 1 produces MGPWLRSAGLVAGSTLAFAALRQGLRLSPLPAHVRLDATRTWRWRNLLVSFVHSVVAGIWAVVGVWKMPGAFADLINSTSRSGHLLLCVSAGYFIHDTLDIIVCRQSRASWEYLVHHAMAIMGLFSGILLNRFVAAGLVTLFVEVSNIFLTLRMMMRLGHLPFPTLYLVNKYVNVVVYFLFRLAPQAYLTWYFIRFVEMRGQGAFLMVNLVLLDGMILIYFSRLMRSDFCPGARGPDSEKKFLTD; encoded by the exons atgGGCCCGTGGCTGCGCTCGGCGGGGCTGGTGGCGGGCTCCACGCTGGCCTTCGCCGCCCTCCGCCAGGGGCTCCGGCTCAGCCCGCTGCCGGCGCACGTCCGCCTCGACGCCACGCGCACCTGGCGCTGGAGGAACCTGCTCGTCTCCTTCGTCCACTCCGTCGTGGCCGGGATCTGGGCCGTGGTCGG GGTGTGGAAAATGCCTGGGGCTTTTGCCGACCTCATCAACTCAACCTCTCGATCCGGGCATCTGCTGCTGTGTGTTTCCGCAG gTTATTTCATCCATGACACTCTGGACATCATCGTCTGCCGCCAGTCTCGGGCCTCGTGGGAGTACCTGGTCCACCATGCCATG GCCATCATGGGACTGTTTTCTGGGATCCTCCTGAACCGCTTTGTGGCCGCTGGCCTGGTGACCCTCTTTGTGGAGGTGAGCAACATCTTCCTGACCCTCCGCATGATGATGCGCCTGGGCCACCTGCCCTTCCCCACCCTCTACCTGGTCAACAAGTACGTCAACGTGGTGGTCTACTTCCTCTTCCGCCTGGCCCCCCAGGCCTACCTGACCTGGTACTTCATCCGCTTCGTGGAGATGCGCGGCCAGGGCGCTTTCCTCATGGTCAACCTGGTCCTCCTCGACGGCATGATCCTCATCTACTTCTCGCGCCTCATGCGCTCCGACTTCTGCCCGGGCGCCCGGGGCCCCGACAGCGAGAAGAAGTTCCTGACGGACTGA